From Rhizobium sp. NZLR1, a single genomic window includes:
- the pyk gene encoding pyruvate kinase — MKRNRKIKILATLGPASAEESMIEKLHQAGADVFRINMSHASHDLMRTLIQRIRSVEARCGRPIGILADLQGPKLRVGKFVDSKVDLKPGQTFTLDNNEALGDQNRVFLPHPEILESVQPGHRLLIDDGKLALRAEKCDGKSIVTTVISGTRISDRKGVSLPDTLLGVGALTDKDRADLDAVLATDDVDWVALSFVQRPDDLAEVRKIARGRVGLMSKIEKPQALERIEEIIELSDALMVARGDLGVEMPLESVPGIQKQLIRACRRSGKPVVVATQMLESMISSPVPTRAEVSDVATAVFEGADAVMLSAESASGDYPVEAVSTMASIATAIEREPHYPGIIYAQRAQPEATGADAISLAARQIAETLKLSAIVCYTSSGTTGLRASRERPQVPILALSPIIKTARRLAVVWGLHCVVTHDATDLDDMVNRACRIVADEGFGKPGDRIIISAGVPLGTPGATNMIRIAYIGSDGQSGI; from the coding sequence ATGAAGCGTAATCGCAAAATTAAAATCCTCGCCACCCTCGGGCCTGCCTCCGCCGAGGAATCGATGATCGAGAAGCTGCACCAGGCCGGTGCCGATGTCTTCCGCATCAACATGAGCCATGCAAGCCACGACCTGATGCGTACGCTGATCCAGCGCATCCGCTCGGTTGAAGCGCGCTGCGGCCGGCCGATCGGCATTCTCGCTGACCTGCAGGGACCGAAACTGCGTGTCGGCAAGTTCGTCGACAGCAAGGTCGACCTGAAGCCCGGCCAAACCTTCACGCTCGACAACAACGAAGCGCTCGGTGATCAGAACCGCGTCTTTCTGCCGCATCCCGAGATCCTGGAATCGGTGCAGCCCGGCCACCGCCTGTTGATCGATGACGGCAAGCTCGCGCTCCGCGCCGAAAAATGCGACGGCAAGAGCATCGTCACCACTGTTATTTCGGGCACGCGCATCTCCGACCGCAAGGGCGTCAGCCTTCCCGACACGCTGCTCGGCGTCGGCGCACTGACAGACAAGGACCGCGCCGACCTCGACGCCGTGCTCGCCACCGACGATGTCGATTGGGTGGCGCTGTCCTTCGTCCAGCGTCCCGATGACCTTGCCGAAGTGCGCAAGATCGCCCGTGGCCGTGTCGGCCTGATGTCGAAGATCGAAAAGCCGCAGGCGCTCGAGCGTATCGAGGAAATCATCGAGCTTTCCGACGCGTTGATGGTCGCCCGCGGCGATCTCGGGGTCGAAATGCCGCTCGAATCGGTTCCCGGTATCCAGAAGCAGCTGATCCGCGCCTGCCGCCGTTCGGGTAAGCCGGTGGTCGTCGCCACGCAGATGCTGGAATCGATGATCTCCTCGCCGGTGCCGACGCGCGCCGAAGTTTCCGACGTCGCAACCGCCGTCTTCGAAGGTGCGGATGCCGTCATGCTCTCGGCCGAATCCGCTTCCGGCGATTATCCGGTCGAGGCCGTCTCGACCATGGCGTCGATTGCCACCGCCATCGAGCGCGAGCCGCATTATCCCGGCATCATCTACGCCCAGCGTGCCCAGCCCGAAGCGACCGGCGCCGATGCGATCTCGCTTGCTGCCCGTCAGATCGCCGAGACGCTGAAGCTGTCGGCGATTGTCTGTTACACCTCGTCGGGCACGACGGGCCTTCGCGCCTCGCGCGAGCGGCCGCAGGTGCCGATCCTGGCACTGTCGCCGATCATCAAGACGGCACGCCGCCTTGCCGTCGTCTGGGGCCTGCATTGCGTCGTCACCCATGACGCGACCGATCTCGACGACATGGTCAACCGCGCCTGCCGCATCGTCGCCGACGAAGGTTTCGGCAAGCCGGGCGACCGCATCATCATCTCGGCCGGCGTGCCGCTCGGCACGCCCGGCGCCACCAATATGATCCGCATCGCCTATATCGGCTCCGACGGCCAAAGCGGCATCTGA
- a CDS encoding DUF1244 domain-containing protein — protein sequence MTALSKTQQTEFEAAAFRRLLAHLRERNDVQNIDLMNLAGFCRNCLSNWYREAAEAEGVPITRDESREMVYGMPYEDWKNLHQNEASPVQKAAFELNNPHK from the coding sequence ATGACCGCGCTCAGCAAAACACAGCAGACCGAATTCGAGGCCGCAGCCTTCCGCCGCCTCCTCGCACATCTTCGCGAGCGCAACGACGTTCAGAACATCGACCTGATGAACCTGGCCGGCTTTTGCCGCAACTGCCTGTCGAACTGGTATCGCGAAGCCGCCGAGGCTGAGGGTGTCCCAATTACCCGGGACGAATCGCGCGAGATGGTCTATGGCATGCCGTATGAAGACTGGAAGAATCTTCACCAGAACGAGGCCTCGCCTGTGCAAAAGGCTGCTTTTGAACTGAACAACCCACACAAATAG
- a CDS encoding LysE family translocator has translation MDIVTLLAFAAVSFVGIATPGPTVLLALTNGSRHGLRRAIAGMIGAVLSDFVLIGAVAIGLGALLAASEFWFSMLKWAGAAYLAFLGIMLLRSKGTIDAALKSGASSGAISPFSIGLKSFMVAATNPKGYLFFSAFLPQFINPSLPQATQYALLALTFAALDFLIMFGYAFFGSRAVRFLKTSGALWLERACGGALLALAGSLAFYRRAIA, from the coding sequence ATGGATATCGTCACGCTTCTGGCTTTTGCAGCCGTTTCCTTTGTCGGCATCGCCACACCGGGGCCGACGGTGCTGCTGGCGCTGACCAATGGTTCGAGGCATGGCCTGCGCCGGGCGATTGCCGGCATGATCGGCGCGGTGCTTTCCGATTTCGTGCTGATCGGCGCCGTCGCGATCGGCCTCGGCGCCTTGCTGGCGGCATCGGAATTCTGGTTTTCAATGCTGAAATGGGCGGGTGCTGCCTATCTCGCCTTTCTCGGCATCATGCTGCTGCGCTCGAAGGGCACGATCGATGCGGCGCTGAAATCCGGGGCGTCTTCGGGGGCTATATCTCCCTTCTCGATCGGACTGAAGAGCTTCATGGTCGCGGCGACCAATCCGAAGGGCTATTTGTTCTTCTCGGCCTTCCTGCCGCAGTTCATCAATCCCTCCCTGCCACAGGCAACGCAATATGCGCTGCTCGCGCTCACCTTTGCCGCACTCGATTTTCTCATCATGTTCGGCTACGCCTTTTTCGGCTCGCGGGCGGTGCGTTTCCTGAAAACCTCAGGCGCCCTATGGTTGGAACGGGCTTGCGGCGGCGCGCTGTTGGCGCTTGCCGGCTCGCTCGCCTTTTATCGCCGGGCAATTGCTTGA
- a CDS encoding M3 family oligoendopeptidase — translation MKIKLPHASLLFSAAAPAGATDPALGDLPVWKLQDLYPSATSTAFVADMEKAGKAAIAFEEKWKGKLAAAATKTGTEGIGAALKEYEALDDIIGRLGSFAGLTYFSDTTNPANGKLYGDVQTKITEFSGHLLFFALELNRIDDAVIDASMARDTAAGHYRPWLIDLRKDKPYQLDDRLEQLFLEKSMTSAAAFNRLFDETMAELRYDIDGEKVPLEVALNRLQEKDPEARRKAAMALGETFKANIRTFTLITNTLAKDKEIADRWRGFEDIADSRHLANRVEREVVDALAAAVREAYPRLSHRYYKMKAKWLGMEQMNFWDRNAPLPETSTAVISWPEAKDTVLSAYGNFAPEMEAIARRFFDEQWIDAPVRPGKAPGAFAHPTVPSAHPYVLVNYMGKPRDVMTLAHELGHGVHQVLAGAQGALMCQTPLTLAETASVFGEMLTFRALLEKTSDMRERKAMLAQKVEDMINTVVRQIAFYEFERKLHTARKSGELTADDIGELWLSVQSESLGPAINISEGYETYWAYIPHFIHSPFYVYAYAFGDCLVNSLYAVYQKAEKGFQEKYFELLKAGGTKHHSELLKPFGLDATDPSFWSQGLSMIEGLIDELEALDRAA, via the coding sequence ATGAAAATCAAGCTCCCGCACGCCAGCCTTCTTTTCTCGGCAGCAGCGCCAGCTGGGGCGACCGATCCGGCGCTCGGCGATCTGCCGGTCTGGAAGCTGCAGGATCTTTATCCCTCCGCCACCTCGACCGCCTTCGTCGCCGACATGGAAAAGGCCGGCAAGGCCGCGATCGCCTTTGAAGAAAAGTGGAAGGGCAAACTGGCCGCGGCGGCGACCAAGACCGGCACTGAGGGCATCGGCGCGGCGCTGAAGGAGTATGAGGCGCTGGACGACATCATCGGCCGCCTCGGCTCCTTTGCCGGCCTCACCTATTTCTCCGACACCACCAACCCGGCAAACGGCAAGCTCTATGGCGACGTGCAGACCAAGATCACCGAATTTTCCGGCCATCTCCTGTTCTTCGCGCTGGAACTGAACCGCATCGACGACGCGGTGATCGACGCCTCCATGGCTAGAGATACCGCCGCCGGACACTATCGCCCCTGGCTGATCGACCTTAGGAAGGACAAGCCCTACCAGCTCGACGACAGGCTGGAACAGCTCTTCCTCGAAAAATCGATGACATCGGCCGCTGCCTTCAACCGCCTCTTCGACGAAACCATGGCGGAACTTCGCTACGATATCGATGGCGAGAAAGTGCCGCTCGAAGTGGCGCTGAACAGGCTGCAGGAAAAGGACCCCGAAGCCCGCCGCAAGGCCGCCATGGCGCTCGGCGAAACATTCAAGGCGAATATCCGCACCTTCACGCTGATCACCAATACACTTGCCAAGGACAAGGAGATCGCCGACCGCTGGCGCGGCTTCGAGGACATTGCCGACAGCCGCCACTTGGCAAACCGCGTCGAGCGCGAGGTCGTCGATGCGTTGGCCGCCGCCGTCCGCGAAGCCTATCCCCGCCTTTCGCACCGCTATTACAAGATGAAGGCGAAATGGCTCGGCATGGAGCAGATGAATTTCTGGGACCGCAACGCGCCGCTTCCGGAAACCTCCACTGCCGTCATCTCCTGGCCCGAGGCGAAGGACACGGTACTTTCGGCCTACGGCAATTTCGCCCCCGAGATGGAGGCGATCGCCAGGCGGTTCTTCGACGAGCAGTGGATCGATGCCCCGGTCCGCCCCGGCAAGGCGCCCGGCGCCTTCGCCCATCCGACGGTTCCCTCGGCCCACCCCTATGTGCTGGTCAACTACATGGGCAAGCCGCGCGACGTGATGACGCTTGCCCATGAACTCGGGCACGGCGTGCACCAGGTTCTGGCCGGCGCGCAAGGGGCGCTGATGTGCCAGACGCCGCTGACGCTTGCCGAAACCGCCTCGGTCTTCGGCGAGATGCTGACTTTCCGCGCGCTCCTGGAAAAAACCAGCGACATGCGCGAGCGCAAGGCGATGCTCGCCCAGAAGGTCGAGGACATGATCAACACGGTCGTGCGCCAGATCGCCTTTTACGAATTCGAGCGCAAGCTCCACACCGCCCGCAAATCAGGTGAACTTACCGCCGACGACATCGGCGAACTTTGGCTCTCCGTCCAGTCGGAAAGCCTCGGGCCGGCGATCAACATTTCTGAAGGATACGAGACCTATTGGGCCTATATCCCTCATTTCATCCATTCGCCCTTCTATGTCTATGCCTATGCCTTCGGCGATTGCCTGGTGAATTCGCTCTATGCCGTCTACCAGAAAGCCGAAAAGGGCTTTCAGGAAAAGTATTTCGAACTGCTGAAGGCTGGCGGCACCAAGCACCACTCGGAACTTTTGAAGCCTTTCGGCCTCGACGCCACCGATCCGTCGTTCTGGAGCCAGGGCCTGTCGATGATCGAAGGGCTGATCGACGAATTGGAAGCTTTGGATAGAGCTGCCTGA
- a CDS encoding DUF2312 domain-containing protein encodes MSDAHGVARDQLRAFIERIERLEEEKKTIADDIKDVYGEAKGTGFDTKILKKVVALRKKDEQERMEEEAILDTYLLALGMIESPPEG; translated from the coding sequence ATGTCTGATGCTCATGGCGTCGCCCGCGATCAGCTTCGCGCTTTCATCGAGCGCATTGAACGGCTGGAAGAAGAAAAGAAGACCATCGCCGACGATATCAAGGACGTCTATGGCGAAGCCAAGGGAACCGGCTTCGATACCAAGATCCTGAAGAAGGTCGTGGCGCTGCGCAAGAAGGACGAGCAGGAGCGCATGGAGGAGGAAGCCATCCTCGACACCTACCTGCTCGCGCTCGGTATGATCGAGTCGCCGCCGGAAGGCTGA
- a CDS encoding N-formylglutamate amidohydrolase produces MDDFQSFEILPGKHDKGMVILADHAMNRLPARYGRLGLPDAAFGRHIAYDIGIEGLTRQLSARLGVPAVLGGFSRLLIDPNRGEDDPTLIMKISDGAVITGNHPITPQEWNARIETFHRPYHGAVAATIDKVANATGRAPLVLSLHSFTPAWKGIPRPWHAAVLWDSDHRAVGPLLQRLRADPDLVVGDNEPYDGALKGDTMYQHCMITGIPHALLEVRQDLIADEAGISAWAERLAPIFAAMNADPALHEYDVHLSRTGPY; encoded by the coding sequence ATGGACGACTTCCAATCCTTCGAAATCCTACCCGGCAAACATGACAAAGGCATGGTGATCCTCGCAGATCACGCGATGAACCGCCTTCCGGCGCGATATGGTCGGCTCGGCCTGCCCGACGCCGCCTTCGGCCGCCACATCGCCTATGACATCGGCATTGAGGGGCTGACGCGGCAGCTTTCGGCGAGGCTCGGCGTGCCCGCGGTACTCGGCGGCTTTTCGCGCCTGCTGATCGACCCGAACCGCGGCGAAGACGATCCCACCTTGATCATGAAGATCTCCGACGGCGCCGTCATAACAGGCAATCATCCGATCACGCCGCAGGAGTGGAATGCCCGCATCGAAACCTTTCATCGCCCCTATCACGGCGCCGTGGCCGCAACGATCGACAAGGTGGCGAATGCCACCGGCAGGGCGCCGCTGGTGCTGTCGCTGCACTCCTTCACCCCGGCCTGGAAGGGCATTCCCCGCCCCTGGCACGCCGCCGTGCTTTGGGATAGCGACCACCGCGCCGTCGGCCCGCTGCTCCAGAGGTTGCGCGCCGATCCCGATCTTGTCGTCGGCGATAACGAACCCTATGACGGCGCGCTGAAGGGCGATACCATGTACCAGCATTGCATGATCACCGGCATTCCGCACGCGCTGCTCGAGGTGCGCCAGGACCTGATCGCAGACGAGGCCGGAATATCGGCATGGGCCGAACGCCTGGCGCCGATCTTTGCGGCGATGAATGCCGATCCGGCCCTGCACGAATACGACGTCCACCTGTCGCGCACAGGTCCCTATTGA
- a CDS encoding DUF882 domain-containing protein: MPNLNGNSKRSRLSWRLLCADICGKAIRTAAAALLALAVSSPVFVGTPSQAAGDTRSLKLYFIHTGEKAVITYKRNGKFDPKGLEQLNRFLRDWRKNQPTKMDPRLFDLIWDVYRQSGSRDYINVVCGFRSPGTNEMLRGRSRNSGVAEKSQHMLGKAMDFFIPDVKLATLRGIGMKMQVGGVGFYPKSGSPFVHMDVGGVRAWPRMSRDELVRLFPNGNTIHIPADGKPLPGYQQAMVDYKRRVSGTQIEIASASESAPKHKTLFAALFGGGADEQEDDTDDSTPVAVAKATPPKSEPAPAEPQQTEVADLNAPVPQVRPAFSNQPAGSDVASALVAPSSGNAAQQALAAALPADQAQPQQFADLSAYSIPVPSLLGPRRAPGDAELASLTGANALPVPTPVERPAVAENLLAAADADPEAEADEADQDALSPAVADALDQQRNEGAESQIASKAPPITVEQAINAAMTQKAPAAKPPLELAALAPMSKSASFGDGFDEPATESAVAQGLPAKGGRPTHKEAAAADASRAAVRTEPKLTEKMISQWALTNARLEMASKQVKAPRFVSQTMRAQPTAVYAEGFNVKTASVDPARFSGTAVNFMQVRKFNTN; encoded by the coding sequence TTGCCGAATCTGAATGGGAATTCCAAGCGTTCGCGCTTGAGCTGGCGTTTGTTGTGCGCCGACATTTGCGGAAAGGCAATAAGGACGGCAGCGGCCGCCCTTCTTGCGCTCGCGGTTTCCTCACCGGTATTCGTTGGTACACCTTCGCAGGCCGCGGGCGACACCCGCAGCCTCAAGCTCTATTTCATCCATACCGGCGAAAAAGCCGTCATCACCTACAAGCGCAACGGCAAGTTCGACCCGAAGGGTCTGGAGCAGCTGAACCGCTTCCTGCGCGACTGGCGCAAGAATCAGCCGACGAAGATGGATCCGCGCCTGTTCGACCTGATCTGGGACGTCTATCGCCAGAGCGGTTCGAGGGACTACATCAACGTCGTCTGCGGTTTCCGTTCGCCGGGAACCAACGAGATGCTGCGCGGCCGCTCGCGCAACTCAGGCGTCGCCGAAAAGAGCCAGCATATGCTCGGCAAGGCGATGGACTTCTTCATTCCGGACGTCAAACTCGCGACATTGCGCGGGATCGGCATGAAGATGCAGGTCGGCGGCGTCGGCTTCTATCCGAAATCGGGATCGCCCTTCGTGCATATGGACGTCGGCGGCGTTCGCGCCTGGCCGCGCATGAGCCGTGACGAGCTTGTCCGGCTTTTCCCGAACGGCAACACCATTCATATTCCGGCTGACGGCAAGCCGCTGCCGGGCTACCAGCAGGCGATGGTCGACTACAAGCGCCGCGTCAGCGGCACGCAGATCGAGATCGCCAGCGCCTCCGAATCGGCGCCGAAGCACAAGACGCTGTTTGCAGCGCTGTTCGGCGGCGGAGCGGATGAGCAGGAAGACGATACGGACGATTCGACCCCTGTTGCCGTCGCCAAGGCGACGCCGCCGAAGTCCGAGCCAGCCCCTGCCGAGCCGCAACAGACCGAGGTCGCCGATCTGAACGCGCCGGTGCCGCAGGTTCGCCCGGCATTCAGCAACCAGCCGGCCGGCAGCGACGTGGCGAGCGCGCTCGTCGCACCGTCTTCGGGTAATGCGGCGCAACAGGCTCTTGCAGCGGCCCTTCCTGCCGATCAGGCCCAACCGCAGCAGTTTGCCGATCTCAGCGCCTATAGTATTCCGGTCCCCTCGCTTCTCGGCCCGCGCCGTGCGCCTGGCGACGCCGAGCTTGCGTCGCTGACGGGCGCCAATGCGCTGCCGGTTCCGACGCCGGTCGAACGCCCTGCCGTTGCCGAGAACCTTCTTGCCGCGGCCGATGCCGATCCCGAAGCGGAGGCCGACGAAGCCGATCAGGACGCGTTGTCTCCCGCCGTCGCCGATGCGCTCGACCAGCAGCGAAACGAGGGTGCGGAAAGTCAGATCGCGTCGAAGGCGCCGCCAATCACAGTAGAGCAGGCGATCAACGCCGCGATGACGCAAAAGGCGCCTGCCGCAAAGCCGCCGCTCGAACTCGCCGCCTTGGCGCCGATGTCCAAATCGGCAAGCTTTGGTGACGGCTTCGACGAACCGGCCACCGAAAGCGCTGTGGCTCAGGGACTTCCTGCCAAGGGCGGCCGCCCGACACACAAGGAAGCCGCCGCAGCCGATGCCAGCCGCGCGGCAGTGCGCACCGAGCCGAAGCTGACGGAAAAGATGATCTCGCAGTGGGCGCTGACCAATGCCCGCCTCGAAATGGCCTCCAAGCAGGTCAAGGCGCCGCGTTTCGTCAGCCAGACGATGCGTGCCCAACCAACCGCCGTCTATGCCGAGGGCTTCAATGTCAAGACCGCTTCGGTCGACCCCGCCCGCTTCAGCGGCACGGCGGTGAACTTCATGCAAGTGCGCAAGTTCAACACGAACTGA
- a CDS encoding sigma-54 dependent transcriptional regulator produces MTGYNELKGAGQILVVEDDPVQRRLLKNAIERHGHVVHQAENGRIGLEMVKRDSGLFSVIVLDLMMPEMTGLEFLDALHEFGTQIPVIVQTGQGGIETVVQAMRAGAFDFVVKPVSPERIATSISNAMKLDQREVKARAGRRSRSGSVGFDDIVSASPAMIRVIDLAQRAAQSNIPVVLEGESGVGKELVARAIQSGGDRSNKPFVTVNCGAIPHNLVESILFGHEKGAFTGATERHIGKFMEADGGTIFLDEIGDLPLDVQVKLLRAVQQGEIETVGARTAHKVNVRLISATNKDLIEEVKNGHFREDLYYRLNVFPITIPALRKRKEDIPNLVRVFAERFSSEQKNGRRMTVNSGTLALLTAYDWPGNIRQLENAIFRAVVLAEGPELTEGDFPQIAAQLPEYEVVDHLALVADNTGLDPDDTYGEDFRASISGAVHHRLSEASENAIASVNPAGDVRRLADVEEELIRFALKFYRGQMSQVARKLGIGRSTLYRKLKDYGIDPDNPQKDAA; encoded by the coding sequence ATGACCGGTTACAATGAGCTCAAGGGAGCAGGGCAAATCCTCGTGGTCGAGGACGACCCCGTGCAGCGCCGCCTGCTTAAGAATGCAATCGAGCGGCACGGCCATGTCGTGCACCAGGCGGAAAACGGTCGCATCGGCCTGGAAATGGTCAAACGCGACAGCGGCCTTTTCAGCGTCATCGTGCTCGATCTGATGATGCCGGAGATGACCGGCCTCGAGTTCCTCGACGCGCTTCACGAATTCGGCACGCAGATCCCGGTCATCGTTCAGACGGGGCAGGGCGGTATCGAAACGGTGGTGCAAGCGATGCGGGCCGGTGCCTTCGACTTCGTCGTCAAGCCGGTCTCGCCCGAGCGCATCGCCACCTCGATCTCGAACGCGATGAAGCTCGACCAGCGCGAGGTGAAGGCGCGGGCCGGCCGCCGGTCGCGCTCAGGCTCGGTCGGCTTCGACGACATCGTATCGGCAAGCCCGGCGATGATCCGCGTCATCGATCTCGCCCAGCGGGCGGCTCAGTCCAATATTCCCGTCGTGCTCGAAGGCGAATCCGGCGTCGGCAAGGAATTGGTGGCGCGTGCCATCCAATCCGGCGGCGACCGCTCGAACAAGCCCTTCGTCACGGTCAATTGCGGGGCGATCCCGCATAATCTCGTCGAGAGCATTCTCTTCGGCCATGAGAAGGGTGCGTTTACCGGCGCGACCGAGCGCCATATCGGCAAATTCATGGAAGCCGACGGCGGCACCATTTTCCTGGACGAGATCGGCGACCTGCCGCTCGATGTGCAGGTGAAGCTGTTGCGCGCCGTGCAGCAGGGAGAGATCGAGACCGTCGGTGCGCGCACCGCCCATAAGGTCAATGTCCGGCTGATCTCGGCGACCAACAAGGATCTGATCGAGGAGGTCAAGAACGGCCATTTCCGCGAGGATCTCTACTATCGCCTCAACGTCTTCCCGATCACCATTCCGGCGCTGCGCAAACGCAAGGAGGATATTCCGAATCTGGTGCGTGTCTTTGCCGAGCGCTTCTCCAGCGAGCAGAAAAATGGTCGCCGCATGACGGTGAACTCGGGCACGCTGGCGTTGCTGACCGCCTATGACTGGCCAGGCAATATCCGCCAGCTCGAAAACGCTATCTTCCGCGCGGTCGTTCTCGCCGAAGGGCCGGAGCTGACCGAGGGGGACTTCCCGCAGATCGCCGCCCAGCTTCCGGAATACGAAGTCGTGGATCACCTGGCGCTCGTTGCCGACAATACCGGCCTCGATCCCGACGACACCTATGGTGAGGATTTCAGGGCGTCGATCTCGGGAGCGGTGCATCACCGTCTGTCCGAAGCCTCCGAAAACGCGATCGCCAGCGTCAATCCCGCCGGCGACGTACGCAGGCTTGCCGATGTCGAGGAAGAGCTCATTCGATTCGCGCTCAAATTCTATCGCGGGCAGATGAGTCAAGTGGCGCGCAAACTTGGCATTGGCCGGTCCACACTTTATCGCAAGCTCAAGGATTACGGTATAGACCCCGACAATCCCCAGAAAGATGCGGCTTAA
- a CDS encoding DUF1036 domain-containing protein gives MGAVLIQAAPSFLTRSGPLVRLALFALAAIMPFFIADAARADFRVCNGTQNLVGVAIGYRAKDGWMTEGWWQVPATTCATLIEGELQSRYYYLYAEDAARGGRWTGDVQMCVAENEFKITGVQDCYARGYQKMGFKEYDTGRQGSWMVQLSDTPGTQESQN, from the coding sequence TTGGGAGCCGTGTTGATCCAAGCCGCGCCAAGTTTCCTCACGCGGTCCGGACCGCTGGTCCGTCTCGCTCTGTTCGCTCTTGCAGCCATCATGCCGTTTTTCATCGCAGATGCCGCACGCGCCGATTTTCGCGTCTGCAACGGAACGCAAAATCTCGTCGGCGTCGCGATCGGCTACCGGGCCAAGGATGGCTGGATGACCGAGGGCTGGTGGCAGGTGCCGGCAACGACCTGCGCCACGTTGATCGAGGGAGAATTGCAGTCGCGTTATTATTACCTCTACGCAGAGGACGCCGCCCGGGGAGGACGATGGACGGGCGACGTGCAGATGTGCGTGGCGGAAAACGAGTTCAAGATTACGGGTGTGCAGGATTGTTATGCCCGCGGTTACCAGAAGATGGGATTCAAGGAATATGATACGGGCCGCCAGGGTAGCTGGATGGTCCAACTCTCCGACACCCCAGGGACGCAAGAAAGCCAGAATTGA
- a CDS encoding cupin domain-containing protein: MTTLNPKTMTIRRPGRAVRSPEGVATAPFWVEMLLEGGADGENTAMRATLDPGTITRWHTHPKGQLLYVLSGHGLAQSKGGPVEKLRAGDAVWFAPGERHWHGAADDSPFSYISIQPAENGSIVEWLQPVEARS; the protein is encoded by the coding sequence ATGACCACGTTGAACCCGAAGACGATGACCATCAGGCGCCCCGGCAGGGCGGTGCGCTCGCCGGAAGGCGTTGCAACGGCGCCTTTCTGGGTCGAAATGTTGCTCGAAGGCGGGGCCGACGGTGAGAACACCGCAATGCGCGCGACACTCGATCCCGGCACTATCACACGCTGGCATACGCACCCCAAGGGCCAGTTGCTCTACGTGCTTTCGGGTCATGGGCTGGCACAGAGCAAGGGTGGTCCCGTCGAGAAACTGCGCGCCGGCGACGCCGTCTGGTTTGCCCCCGGCGAGCGCCACTGGCATGGCGCAGCCGATGACAGTCCTTTCAGCTATATCAGCATCCAGCCGGCCGAAAACGGCAGCATCGTCGAATGGCTGCAGCCGGTGGAGGCACGGTCATGA
- a CDS encoding tautomerase family protein, whose translation MPFVRISLRKGKSSDYLAALADNIQRALVETFDVPENDRFQAIHQHDENELIFDRSYLAGPRSDDFVYISITIGRPRTAEMKAALYRRLGELLAQSPGLRPEDVMIVISTSAPDDWSFGNGIAQMADPDWRLRTVGGRQ comes from the coding sequence ATGCCCTTCGTTCGAATTTCGCTTCGCAAAGGCAAGTCGTCGGACTATCTCGCCGCACTGGCCGACAACATCCAGCGTGCCTTGGTCGAGACCTTCGACGTGCCCGAAAACGACCGCTTCCAGGCCATCCATCAGCATGATGAGAACGAGCTGATCTTCGACCGCAGCTACCTCGCCGGTCCCCGCTCCGACGATTTCGTCTACATCTCGATCACGATCGGCAGACCCCGGACAGCCGAGATGAAGGCTGCGCTCTATCGGCGGCTCGGCGAACTTCTGGCGCAATCGCCGGGCCTCCGGCCCGAGGATGTGATGATCGTCATCAGCACCAGCGCACCGGATGATTGGTCCTTCGGCAACGGCATCGCCCAGATGGCCGATCCCGACTGGCGGCTGCGGACGGTCGGAGGCCGGCAATGA
- a CDS encoding DUF4865 family protein, with the protein MIAMQYSFTLPADYDMSIIDHRIRDKGPLLDGFPNLGFKAYLRALKGEFGSRDNLYAPFYLWQEPEGASDFLCGPAFQTLTGAFGWPQVRTWIVWQAEISPDIAAARFATRDILHIEPYAPLAEIRRADSAEAAADVVTGGALASVSGFEPTTWTRVRFRLWREIPEIDAHTQAYRVGHLSLARA; encoded by the coding sequence ATGATCGCCATGCAGTACAGCTTCACGCTGCCGGCCGATTACGACATGTCGATCATCGACCATCGTATCCGCGACAAAGGTCCGCTGCTCGACGGCTTTCCCAATCTCGGCTTCAAGGCCTATCTCAGGGCCCTTAAGGGCGAATTCGGCAGCCGCGACAATCTCTATGCGCCCTTCTATCTCTGGCAAGAGCCGGAAGGGGCAAGCGACTTCCTCTGCGGCCCGGCTTTCCAAACACTCACCGGCGCCTTCGGCTGGCCGCAGGTGAGGACCTGGATCGTCTGGCAGGCAGAAATCTCGCCCGACATCGCCGCGGCCAGATTTGCCACGCGCGATATACTGCATATCGAGCCCTACGCTCCGCTTGCCGAAATCCGCCGTGCCGACAGCGCGGAGGCTGCAGCCGACGTCGTGACCGGCGGCGCACTCGCCTCGGTCTCCGGCTTCGAACCGACGACATGGACGCGGGTGCGCTTCAGGCTATGGCGAGAAATTCCTGAAATTGACGCGCACACGCAGGCCTATCGCGTCGGTCACCTGTCGCTGGCTCGAGCATGA